GGGTGTCGCTGCGTACGGTGCGGCGCACGATGTCCACACTCATGGCCCGCCTCGACGCACGCAGCCGCTTCCAGGCCGGCGCCCGCGCCGTCCAACGCGGCTGGATCTGAGCGGCGGCCCCTCGAACCGGCCGTTGACGGCCCGGTCCATCGAGGCGGGGACTGCGCTGGAGGTCGGCGAAGTCCTGAGCGCGTCGGCCAGGATCGTCCTCGATTGACGATGATCAGCGGTTGGCCGGACTCACAGAGGCGCTCGACTGTCATTGGAGATCAAAAACGCCCCGTAGCACGGATGCTCGGGGCGTTTTGGCTGTTCATATGATGTGGTCAGGGGCGGGGTCGAACCGCCGACCTTCCGCTTTTCAGGCGGACGCTCGTACCGACTGAGCTACCTGACCTCGGTGGTGACGGGCACCTACCAGAGCGGTCCTGACGGGACTTGAACCCGCGACCTCCACCTTGACAGGGTGGCGAGCACTCCAAACTGCTCTACAGGACCTTGTCTTGCTTTGCCGGGGGTTGGTTCCCGGTTGCGCTCGCTTAGCTTACCAGTTCGGCGGAGGTCGGTGACCTCCGGTCGTTCCGGTGAGCGGTTGGCTCACGCGTGCCCCCAACGGGATTCGAACCCGTGCCGCCGCCTTGAAAGGGCGGTGTCCTAGGCCGCTAGACGATGGGGGCTCAGGGCTTTCGCTCTGGTTCCGTGACGCCGTCCGTCGGGGACCTCTGAAGCATAGGGGACCATGGGGCCCTATGCCAAAGCGGTCATCTTCTGACCGGCGTGGCGGTTGGGGTGGGCTCCTCCCCCGATGGGGTCGGGATGGAAGACCGCTCCGGAAGAATTGTACGGCCAGGGTCGCTCTCCAGGTGACGCTGTATCTGAACCCACTGCTCGCCGAGGCCGCCGAGGGTGATGTCGTCCCAGGCCTGGAGGCGTTGCGTCTTGCGGTCGATGTACAGAACAGAGGCCTGGATGGGGGTGGGTTCGTCATGTTCCAGGCCGCGCAGGCCGGCGGAGCCGGTGGAGCCCTGGATCATCAGGCGGGTGCCGGAGCGCAGCATTTCGGTCGAGCGCGCATGGACGTGGCCCGAGAGGACCAAGGGGACGGCGCCGTCGAAGGCACGTCCGATGGTGGGGTCGTGTACGGCGACCACGTCGACCGGGAGCTTCGCCGCGGCGGCCTCGGTGCCGCTGGCCCTGGAGGCGGACGGTGAGGGCTTCTTGGTGGTCTTGGGGACGGCAGGGGGGACCAGGCGGGAGGCGTGGAAGGCGCCGAGGCGTTCGAGGGCCGCAGGGTCTGAGTCGACTTCTACGCTTTTGTCGGGGGTGAAGCGGGGGTCGCCGACGCCATAGATGCGAAGGCCCTCGACGTTCTTGGCGGCGCCGTCCAGGACGACGGCGTTCTTCTGGCGGGCGACGGCTCGCTCGGTGTCGGTCGAGTCGTGATTGCCGCGTACGTAGACGTACGGCACCTTCAGCTTGCCGATCTCTTCGACGAACTTGTTCTCGGCTTTGGTGCCGTGGTCTGCGATGTCACCGGTGTCGATGATCAAATTGATCTGGAACTGTTCCGTGAGCGAGCGGATGGTGCTCCAGGCCACCGGGTTGAGATGGATGTCCGAGACGTGCAGCACGCGCAAAGTGTTCGGGTCGGGCGAGTACACCGGCAGGGTGCTGCCCGCGTGATACAGCTGCGAGACGTTCGTGACGAGCTTGGCGAGCTGCGCCTGGTACTCGGAGAACCTGCTGACGATCGACTGTGCGCTGCCGATGAGCGACGGCACACCGGTGAGCAGACCGGTGTAGCGGGGCTCGGAGATGGAGGCGGGGTTGAACGTCGTCGCGGCCAGCGTTCCCGCCAGGAGCAGTCCGCACAGGCTGGTCAGGCCGGTCAGCAGAGCCTTGCGCCACGCGCGGAAGACGACGAGACCCACCACGAACGCGCCGGCCACGGCCCACACGACCGACCGGATGAGCAGCTCACGCAGCCCTGACTGCAGATCGGCCTCGATCAGGCCGGGGAGCGTCTCGGCCCACCGCGGGCTCTCCAGAAGTCTCTGCGCGACGTCGGTGTGGATGCCGTTCAGGTTGAGCTGGAGCTGTAACGGACCCTGGTGGGACTCGAAGCGCAGCGTGCCGAGCGGCCGGACGTCCAGGACGGTCTGTCCCCGCCACGAGGGCTGAAGGCTCATGCCGATCTCGGCCGGCCCGACCGCCGTGCTCACATGAGCGCCTATGGCCAGGCCCAGCCAGGCGCCGGCCACGGCCGCCACCCCGACGAGCAGGATGGACGTCGTACGTCGTACGGCGCGCCGTCCGGCGAATCGCCGCCCCGCGTCCCTCCACCGTGTGGCATTCATCGTTGGACTTGCTACCCGATTTCCCCGCACAATTCATAGCCGACACGAGTCAGCCGGGGTTCATGTCTTGGTAAAGCTTGCCGAGGTCGGCGCGGCGGACGGTGTGCGCGGACGGCGCGGCGCGGTGACACGATGTCAGGGTGATCGAGGTTTCGCGGGGAAGGTTCGAGGAGCTCGTGGCGGAGGCTCTGGACACCGTTCCGCCTGAACTGGCCCAAGTGATGGACAACGTCGTCGTGGTCGTCGTGGACGATCCACCCGAACCTGGCCTGCTCGGTCTCTACACGGGCATCCCGCTGACCGAGCGCGGAGACTGGTACTCCGGCGTGCTTCCGGATCGGATCGAGATCTACCGGAACCCCATCTGCGAGATGTGCCGCACCGAGGACGAGGTCGTGGAGGAGGTGAAGATCACTGTCGTGCACGAAATAGCACACCACTTCGGCATCGACGATGACCGCCTGCACGAACTGGGCTGGTAGCGCGGCGGCGACGCCTGCACCGCGCACTCGCCGGTGACGATCGCTGGCACCGGGCCGTAACTCTTTCCACCGGGTCGAACACCCGCATATCGGGTGGTGAGCAGAACCAGTCCTGCCATTGGGCTTGCGCAACCATACCCGCGATGGGCACTGTAGGTGACGTACTGAACACACTCTGTCAGGACGGCCCAGCGAGCCCAGCGGAGACATATGGCGGCCACCAGGCCAGGCCGGCTGCCCGGGCGGCACCGCCGCCCGCCAGAAAGCCAGGCGACGTACGGCGAAGTCATCGCCATCGGCGAGTTTCGCGCCTTGTGGGGCGGCCAATGCCTTTCCTTGCTCGGCGACCAACTCGCTCAGGTCGCGCTGGCGCTGCTCGTCTACGACCGCACCGGCTCCCCGCTCGCCACCGCCGGCGTGTACGCCTTGACGTACCTCCCGCCGATCATCGGCGGTCCGTTCCTCGCCGCACTGGCCGACAAGTA
The window above is part of the Sphaerisporangium rubeum genome. Proteins encoded here:
- a CDS encoding metallophosphoesterase family protein — encoded protein: MNATRWRDAGRRFAGRRAVRRTTSILLVGVAAVAGAWLGLAIGAHVSTAVGPAEIGMSLQPSWRGQTVLDVRPLGTLRFESHQGPLQLQLNLNGIHTDVAQRLLESPRWAETLPGLIEADLQSGLRELLIRSVVWAVAGAFVVGLVVFRAWRKALLTGLTSLCGLLLAGTLAATTFNPASISEPRYTGLLTGVPSLIGSAQSIVSRFSEYQAQLAKLVTNVSQLYHAGSTLPVYSPDPNTLRVLHVSDIHLNPVAWSTIRSLTEQFQINLIIDTGDIADHGTKAENKFVEEIGKLKVPYVYVRGNHDSTDTERAVARQKNAVVLDGAAKNVEGLRIYGVGDPRFTPDKSVEVDSDPAALERLGAFHASRLVPPAVPKTTKKPSPSASRASGTEAAAAKLPVDVVAVHDPTIGRAFDGAVPLVLSGHVHARSTEMLRSGTRLMIQGSTGSAGLRGLEHDEPTPIQASVLYIDRKTQRLQAWDDITLGGLGEQWVQIQRHLESDPGRTILPERSSIPTPSGEEPTPTATPVRR
- a CDS encoding metallopeptidase family protein, with the protein product MIEVSRGRFEELVAEALDTVPPELAQVMDNVVVVVVDDPPEPGLLGLYTGIPLTERGDWYSGVLPDRIEIYRNPICEMCRTEDEVVEEVKITVVHEIAHHFGIDDDRLHELGW